One window from the genome of Salvia miltiorrhiza cultivar Shanhuang (shh) chromosome 7, IMPLAD_Smil_shh, whole genome shotgun sequence encodes:
- the LOC130992613 gene encoding CBL-interacting serine/threonine-protein kinase 8-like encodes MVVRKVGKYEVGRTIGEGTFAKVKFAQNTETGESVAMKVLDRSTIIKHKMIDQIKREISIMKRVRHPYVVRLHEVIASRTKIYIILEFITGGELFDKIVHHGRLSESEARRYFQQLIDGVDFCHSKGVYHRDLKPENLLLDSQGNLRISDFGLSALPAEGVTLLRTTCGTPNYVAPEVLSHKGYHGALADIWSCGVILYVLMAGYLPFDELDLTTLYGKIDNAEFSCPSWFPVGAKSLIHRILDPNPETRIRIDEIRNDEWFKKNYNPVGLSETEDIDMDDINAAFDDPEEELPNEQCANNDDMGPLNLNAFDLIILSQGLNLSALFDRREDSLKHQTRFVSQKPAKVVLSSMEVVAQSMGFKTHIRNYKMRVEGLSANRTSHFSVIMEIFQVAPPFIMVDIQKAAGDAEEYLKFYKNFCNNLDDVIWRPPDEMGKSKITKTKSRKR; translated from the exons ATGGTGGTGCGGAAGGTCGGCAAGTACGAGGTGGGGCGGACGATTGGCGAAGGGACATTTGCGAAGGTGAAGTTCGCTCAAAACACGGAGACTGGGGAAAGCGTCGCCATGAAAGTCCTCGATCGCTCCACCATAATCAAGCACAAGATGATTGATCAG ATAAAGCGGGAGATATCTATTATGAAGCGTGTTAGACATCCGTATGTTGTTCGCTTACATGAG GTTATTGCAAGCCGTACAAAGATATATATCATATTGGAGTTCATCACGGGTGGTGAATTGTTCGACAAAATA GTTCACCATGGAAGACTTAGTGAATCTGAAGCTCGAAGATACTTCCAGCAGCTAATTGACGGTGTTGATTTTTGTCACAGTAAGGGAGTCTATCACAGAGACTTAAAG CCTGAAAATCTGTTGCTTGATTCCCAAGGGAATCTAAGGATCTCGGATTTTGGGCTTAGTGCCTTGCCTGCAGAA GGAGTCACCCTTCTCCGCACAACTTGTGGTACTCCTAATTATGTTGCACCAGAG GTTCTTAGTCATAAAGGCTACCATGGTGCTTTAGCTGATATCTGGTCGTGCGGGGTCATCCTCTATGTTCTGATGGCTGGGTATTTGCCATTTGATGAGCTTGACTTGACGACATTATATGGAAAG ATCGATAATGCAGAATTTTCTTGTCCCTCATGGTTCCCTGTTGGAGCAAAATCCTTGATCCATCGGATTTTAGACCCGAACCCTGAAACC CGCATTCGAATTGACGAGATCAGAAATGATGAGTGGTTTAAGAAGAATTATAATCCTGTCGGACTTTCAGAAACTGAAGACATTGATATGGATGATATTAATGCTGCTTTTGATGATCCAGAG GAAGAATTGCCTAATGAGCAATGTGCAAATAATGATGATATGGGGCCGCTAAATCTTAATGCATTTGACTTGATTATTCTTTCTCAAGGGTTAAATCTTTCAGCCTTGTTTGATCGCAGGGAG GATTCCCTGAAACATCAAACACGATTTGTTTCTCAAAAACCGGCAAAGGTTGTCCTGTCAAGTATGGAAGTTGTTGCACAGTCGATGGGCTTCAAGACGCACATTCGTAATTACAAG ATGAGAGTCGAAGGTCTTTCTGCTAATAGGACTTCACATTTCTCTGTGATAATGGAG ATTTTTCAAGTTGCACCACCATTCATCATGGTTGACATCCAGAAAGCAGCTGGAGACGCAGAGGAGTATCTGAAG TTCTACAAGAACTTCTGTAACAACCTAGATGATGTTATCTGGAGGCCGCCCGATGAAATGGGTAAATCAAAGATTACTAAGACGAAGAGTAGAAAAAGATAA